The Candidatus Koribacter versatilis Ellin345 genome has a segment encoding these proteins:
- a CDS encoding phosphate signaling complex PhoU family protein codes for MATLSAGGQQDAACMHIRELTMNACKVAHSAAGAVAEGIATGVNALLETVRPREIELDRLDREIDSAVTTHITGATEESAREMLACMKLSIGMERIGDLLLGFSNRALVAASRCEMEDVRDLTLMASRLEKMLSEVREAFEMRNLDKALAVLRSDAEIDRLRNLVFVRHLENPGGTHRSESFHVVFMTQALERAGDHVKNMAEEVCHLVSGQSVRHLLRSIDKPLEQMFLDQLRTKHAL; via the coding sequence ATGGCTACGTTATCGGCCGGCGGTCAGCAGGACGCGGCTTGCATGCATATTCGCGAATTAACCATGAATGCGTGCAAGGTGGCACATTCTGCGGCTGGAGCGGTAGCGGAAGGTATTGCTACCGGAGTAAACGCTCTGCTGGAAACGGTGCGGCCCCGAGAGATTGAATTGGACCGCCTGGACCGCGAGATCGACTCGGCCGTCACCACCCACATAACAGGAGCCACAGAAGAATCGGCGCGCGAGATGCTGGCGTGCATGAAGCTCTCGATCGGCATGGAACGCATTGGAGATCTGCTGCTCGGATTTAGCAATCGGGCGTTGGTGGCAGCGTCGCGTTGCGAAATGGAAGACGTGCGCGACCTCACGTTGATGGCTTCGCGTTTGGAGAAGATGTTGTCCGAAGTGCGGGAAGCCTTCGAGATGCGCAACCTCGATAAGGCATTGGCAGTCTTGCGGTCCGACGCCGAGATCGATCGTCTGCGAAACCTTGTATTTGTGAGGCATCTCGAAAATCCAGGCGGAACGCACCGCAGCGAGAGCTTCCACGTTGTCTTCATGACGCAGGCACTCGAGCGCGCCGGCGATCACGTGAAGAACATGGCGGAAGAAGTTTGCCACCTGGTCAGCGGACAGAGCGTTCGCCATCTTCTGCGCAGTATTGATAAACCTCTCGAACAGATGTTCCTCGATCAACTCCGCACCAAGCACGCCCTGTAA
- a CDS encoding serine hydrolase domain-containing protein, translating to MRARAFLAFLFTLVLVSSLSSQNSAEKLAADTPKTTVLGNPFIAPKDWSVRVKGPATIIEAPEGDSWIALVDVKDAKTADEALAAAWKAYKPDAKWPVKVTSDLPDRDGWSKRREYDYQTSPNEKRGVGALTYYSGTAWTVIIEDLADATAEKRGGQADVIFSRLLPKGYSRETFAGKKANRLDQARIAELSRFVEQGIKETGVPGVSFGLVQDGKVVFADGFGVKELGKSDKPDADTLFMIASNTKALTTLMLARLVDEKKLNWDTPVTQLFPSFKLGDEATTKSVLVKHLICACTGMPRQDLEWLFEYGKMTPESSLALLGTMQPTSKFGELFQYSNLMAAAAGYTAAHVVHPDTELGKGYDEAMQSYVFDPLGMKATTLSFDRALAANHSEAHSPDINGKPAKAPMNVNEAVAPLRPAGGAWSNINDMLKYVSMELANGKLPDGSTYVSKEALLQRRAPQVAIGKDVTYGMGLEVDTTYGVPVVHHGGDLIGHHSDMIWLPDQNVGAVILTNGDPGWLIRGRFSRKLLEVVFDGRKEADAELKSDADSFYAALAAERKLMTVPADATESAKLAKHYSNASLGDVDVSQSGSATIFDFGEWKSEMSTRKNPDGTISFITILPGMEGSEFVVGSGPKKTLTMRDAQHEYVFESK from the coding sequence ATGCGTGCTCGCGCATTTCTAGCTTTCCTTTTCACCCTCGTTCTCGTCTCTTCTCTCTCTTCCCAGAACTCCGCCGAAAAACTCGCGGCCGACACGCCCAAGACCACCGTCCTCGGCAATCCCTTCATCGCTCCGAAGGACTGGTCGGTTCGCGTGAAAGGTCCCGCGACGATCATTGAAGCGCCCGAAGGCGATTCCTGGATCGCGCTGGTTGACGTGAAGGACGCCAAGACCGCCGACGAAGCCCTCGCCGCCGCGTGGAAAGCCTATAAGCCCGACGCCAAGTGGCCGGTGAAAGTTACCAGCGATCTTCCCGACAGAGATGGCTGGAGCAAGCGCCGCGAATATGACTACCAAACTTCGCCCAACGAGAAGCGCGGCGTCGGCGCGCTCACTTACTACTCCGGCACCGCATGGACCGTGATCATCGAAGACCTGGCCGATGCCACCGCCGAGAAGCGCGGCGGCCAGGCCGATGTCATCTTTAGTCGCCTCTTGCCCAAGGGCTACAGCCGCGAAACGTTCGCCGGCAAGAAGGCCAACAGACTCGACCAGGCGCGGATCGCGGAGCTTTCGCGCTTCGTCGAGCAGGGAATCAAGGAGACTGGCGTCCCCGGCGTCTCCTTCGGTCTCGTCCAGGACGGCAAAGTCGTCTTCGCCGACGGCTTCGGCGTGAAAGAACTCGGCAAGAGCGACAAGCCCGACGCCGACACTCTCTTCATGATCGCCTCCAATACCAAGGCGCTGACCACGCTGATGCTCGCCCGACTTGTGGACGAGAAGAAGCTCAACTGGGACACGCCGGTCACGCAGCTCTTCCCATCATTCAAGCTCGGCGACGAGGCGACCACCAAGAGCGTACTCGTGAAGCACCTCATCTGCGCCTGCACCGGCATGCCGCGCCAGGACCTCGAATGGCTCTTTGAATACGGCAAGATGACGCCGGAAAGCTCTCTGGCCCTTCTCGGCACCATGCAGCCCACGTCGAAGTTCGGCGAACTCTTCCAGTATTCCAACCTCATGGCTGCAGCGGCCGGTTACACCGCCGCACACGTCGTCCATCCCGACACCGAATTGGGCAAAGGCTACGACGAAGCGATGCAGTCCTACGTCTTTGATCCGCTCGGCATGAAAGCGACCACGCTCAGCTTCGATCGCGCCCTCGCCGCCAACCACTCCGAAGCGCATTCGCCCGACATTAATGGCAAGCCTGCCAAGGCGCCCATGAATGTGAACGAGGCGGTGGCTCCGCTGCGTCCGGCCGGCGGCGCGTGGAGCAACATCAACGACATGTTGAAGTACGTCTCCATGGAACTCGCCAACGGCAAGCTCCCCGATGGCAGTACCTACGTCTCGAAAGAAGCACTCCTGCAACGCCGCGCGCCGCAAGTAGCAATCGGCAAAGATGTCACTTACGGAATGGGCCTGGAGGTGGACACCACCTACGGCGTGCCTGTAGTCCATCATGGCGGCGATTTAATCGGGCATCACAGCGACATGATCTGGCTGCCGGATCAAAACGTCGGCGCCGTGATCCTCACCAACGGCGATCCCGGCTGGCTCATCCGCGGACGCTTCAGCCGGAAGCTGCTCGAAGTCGTGTTCGATGGTCGCAAAGAAGCCGACGCAGAACTCAAGTCCGACGCCGACAGCTTCTACGCCGCTCTCGCCGCCGAACGCAAGCTGATGACCGTCCCCGCCGATGCGACCGAGAGTGCGAAGCTGGCGAAGCACTACTCGAACGCATCGCTGGGCGACGTTGACGTTAGCCAATCCGGATCCGCGACAATCTTCGACTTCGGCGAATGGAAGAGCGAAATGTCTACGCGAAAAAATCCCGACGGCACGATCTCCTTCATCACCATCCTTCCAGGAATGGAGGGTTCAGAGTTCGTAGTCGGCTCCGGCCCCAAGAAAACTCTAACCATGCGCGACGCCCAACACGAATACGTCTTCGAATCGAAGTAA
- a CDS encoding FG-GAP-like repeat-containing protein: MRQVAAVSFFLVFTAVFSAYSQDLTQAKRTPAASGSTQPNVFLTPKQYPAGPSGVTSIAKGDFNNDSYMDVAVTNVSGTITVLLGKGDGTFQAPVSYPALSSPVSIAAADLNGDGKLDLAVANSGSGSISVFLGNGDGTFQSHTDVAVGTSVQMLTVADFNGDGKPDLAVLVDGMVSVLIGKGDATFNAIGEYAKPCATYLATGDFNGDGKTDIVAGRQCVLLGNGDGTFQPPVGSQKIGNTVSTAVGDINGDGKLDLIEGGIGDSDGTPRALVVVLLGNGDGTFQPPQGFFGYGSGVQGLLLADVNGDSHPDIVLSSSENVEVVNGKGDGTFEPGVLYPVGNRPVAGGLVLSDFTGSGRLDLAVLTSCANPSICGDGAVTLLRGKGDGTYVAPASYYIFEGDERFDAVGGWVAVGDFDGDGKLDVLEVFDTRAFISLGNGDGTVQTGQRYYQVAYQSDGAVVGDFNGDGKLDAAILHSCDVFYSDPGPGNPPPYCVSAGSVGVLLGNGNGTWQRWPESLYFGVGDTPTSIATGDFNQDGKLDLVVSDGANAYILLGNGDGTFPVHQAYPTGAAADYLNPFLPNAQSVVVGDFNGDGAPDVAVSNSDGGIAVLLGNGDGTLRAPQLFPAIKSSQSLAIGDLNRDGKLDIVASDGSGSISIFLGNGDGTFQTSKVYAAVGSQSVTVGDFNGDGILDVASGTGHTVSLLLGNGDGSLQPPVNYIVGLSATGLAAGDFNGDGALDLVTEDFSILLNRQGTQLNVQSSRNPSNVGQPVTFTVTSAASLPETGLPSGTITLRDGSTVLGESGVSGVFDVKVSGLTAGTHQITATYSGDNNFQPHTTAILTEHVGAPATMISPALGSILTSTTVTFAWKAAAGASQYSLYLGTKPGRDDLGYVNAHSSTSATVKNLPSTGSSLYVTLFSLVGGVYYSNSYTYILPGTPAKAKMTSPLPGTMLVGKDATFTWSHGTGVTYYSLYVGTKGYGTHDLDFINATTTSASVSNLPADGSTIYVQVNSYIDGAWTSQSYTYISGSGTPAPATMISPTPGSSISGNSATFTWTSGVGVSEFSLYVGTGGVGSHNIAFIETGTTSATVTGLPATGATIYVRLNSFVNGAWQWVDYSYRNP, from the coding sequence ATGCGCCAAGTGGCTGCGGTTAGTTTCTTTTTAGTTTTCACTGCGGTATTCAGCGCATACTCTCAGGATCTCACTCAGGCAAAGCGCACGCCTGCGGCGTCTGGCTCGACGCAACCCAACGTATTTCTCACACCCAAACAATATCCCGCTGGTCCTTCCGGTGTCACTTCGATCGCTAAGGGCGACTTCAATAACGATAGTTACATGGATGTCGCGGTAACTAACGTTTCTGGCACGATCACGGTTCTCCTGGGCAAAGGCGATGGCACTTTCCAAGCCCCCGTATCGTACCCAGCCTTATCTTCCCCGGTCTCGATCGCCGCGGCAGATTTGAATGGGGACGGAAAATTAGACTTAGCGGTAGCAAACAGCGGTAGTGGGAGCATTAGCGTATTCCTCGGAAATGGCGACGGAACCTTCCAATCGCACACGGATGTTGCCGTCGGCACGAGCGTGCAAATGTTGACCGTTGCAGACTTCAACGGCGACGGCAAACCCGACCTTGCGGTTTTAGTCGATGGCATGGTGAGCGTCCTGATCGGGAAAGGCGACGCCACCTTCAACGCGATAGGCGAGTACGCGAAACCATGCGCTACCTATTTGGCCACAGGGGATTTCAACGGAGACGGCAAGACCGACATCGTGGCAGGACGTCAGTGCGTCCTACTGGGCAATGGCGACGGCACTTTTCAACCGCCTGTAGGTTCCCAGAAGATTGGGAACACGGTGAGTACTGCAGTAGGCGACATCAATGGTGACGGCAAGCTCGACTTGATAGAGGGTGGTATCGGCGACTCGGATGGAACTCCAAGGGCCCTGGTTGTCGTGCTCCTGGGCAATGGAGACGGAACGTTTCAACCGCCCCAAGGCTTTTTTGGTTATGGGAGCGGTGTACAGGGATTATTGCTTGCCGATGTGAACGGCGATTCCCATCCAGACATCGTGCTGTCCAGCTCTGAAAACGTGGAAGTTGTAAACGGAAAGGGGGACGGCACCTTTGAACCGGGTGTGCTCTACCCCGTGGGGAACCGGCCGGTAGCAGGAGGGTTGGTGCTGTCCGATTTTACCGGCAGCGGCAGGCTTGATCTCGCAGTTTTGACCTCGTGCGCTAACCCGTCTATTTGTGGAGACGGAGCCGTGACCCTATTGAGAGGCAAAGGGGACGGCACGTATGTTGCGCCAGCAAGTTATTACATTTTTGAGGGTGACGAACGTTTCGACGCTGTAGGGGGATGGGTCGCGGTGGGTGACTTCGACGGCGACGGGAAACTCGACGTACTCGAAGTATTCGACACTCGCGCCTTCATCTCTCTAGGAAACGGGGATGGCACCGTGCAAACGGGCCAACGTTATTATCAAGTTGCATATCAGTCCGATGGGGCGGTAGTGGGAGATTTCAACGGCGATGGCAAACTCGACGCTGCCATTCTACACTCTTGCGACGTCTTTTATAGCGACCCTGGCCCAGGCAATCCTCCCCCCTATTGCGTTAGCGCAGGTTCGGTAGGGGTGCTATTGGGAAATGGAAACGGAACTTGGCAGCGGTGGCCGGAGAGCCTGTACTTTGGAGTTGGAGACACGCCTACATCTATTGCGACGGGTGACTTCAATCAAGATGGCAAACTCGACCTTGTCGTTTCTGATGGAGCGAATGCTTATATTCTCTTAGGAAACGGTGATGGCACTTTCCCGGTCCACCAAGCCTACCCAACCGGAGCTGCGGCTGATTACCTTAATCCGTTTCTGCCCAATGCGCAATCGGTCGTAGTTGGCGATTTCAATGGCGACGGCGCTCCGGACGTCGCGGTTTCAAATTCAGACGGGGGTATCGCCGTTTTGCTCGGCAACGGGGACGGCACGCTCCGCGCCCCCCAACTCTTCCCAGCTATAAAGAGTTCGCAGTCGCTTGCGATCGGAGATCTTAACCGAGATGGCAAATTGGACATCGTAGCTTCCGACGGGAGTGGCAGCATCAGTATTTTCCTTGGTAATGGCGATGGTACTTTCCAGACCAGCAAAGTTTATGCGGCCGTTGGATCACAAAGTGTAACGGTCGGAGATTTTAACGGCGACGGCATCCTTGACGTAGCGAGTGGGACGGGACACACCGTAAGCCTGCTTCTCGGAAATGGCGATGGCAGTTTGCAGCCGCCGGTGAATTACATTGTTGGACTCAGTGCAACCGGGCTGGCAGCTGGAGACTTCAATGGGGACGGGGCTTTGGACCTCGTCACCGAAGACTTCTCGATTCTATTGAATCGCCAGGGAACGCAGCTTAACGTGCAATCTTCCCGCAATCCATCCAACGTAGGCCAACCTGTGACTTTCACCGTGACCTCCGCTGCGAGTTTGCCGGAGACAGGCTTGCCTTCGGGCACCATCACGCTGCGCGATGGGAGCACTGTGCTGGGAGAATCCGGGGTATCGGGAGTATTTGACGTGAAGGTCTCCGGATTGACTGCCGGAACGCACCAAATCACGGCCACATACTCCGGCGATAACAACTTTCAACCACACACGACCGCCATCCTGACAGAACACGTCGGTGCTCCCGCCACGATGATTAGCCCCGCTCTTGGATCGATTCTAACCAGCACTACCGTAACCTTCGCGTGGAAAGCAGCCGCGGGTGCTTCGCAGTACAGCCTGTACCTCGGCACTAAACCCGGTCGGGACGACCTCGGGTACGTCAATGCGCATTCGAGCACGTCCGCGACTGTGAAAAACCTCCCATCCACGGGATCCTCCCTATACGTCACGCTCTTCTCGCTTGTCGGAGGGGTGTACTATTCAAATTCTTATACGTATATCCTCCCTGGAACACCTGCCAAGGCCAAGATGACCTCGCCCCTGCCCGGCACGATGTTAGTCGGCAAGGATGCGACATTTACGTGGAGCCACGGAACGGGCGTCACCTACTACAGTCTGTATGTCGGGACAAAGGGTTACGGCACTCACGATCTGGATTTCATCAACGCCACGACTACCAGTGCCAGCGTGTCGAACCTCCCTGCCGACGGGAGCACAATCTACGTTCAAGTAAATTCGTATATCGACGGCGCGTGGACTAGCCAGAGCTACACCTATATAAGTGGAAGTGGAACTCCCGCGCCCGCAACCATGATCTCGCCCACCCCTGGAAGCAGTATCTCCGGCAACTCTGCGACTTTCACATGGACGAGCGGCGTTGGAGTCAGCGAATTCAGTTTGTACGTAGGTACGGGAGGGGTGGGTTCCCATAACATTGCGTTCATCGAAACCGGAACCACGAGTGCGACCGTCACTGGCCTTCCCGCTACCGGCGCAACGATCTATGTGCGCTTGAATTCGTTTGTCAACGGCGCGTGGCAGTGGGTGGACTATTCTTATCGGAACCCGTAA
- a CDS encoding GntR family transcriptional regulator, with amino-acid sequence MDQWNENQPIYRQLRDRVVAMILDGVLKDGDPLPSVRTVAAEYHVNPLTVLKSYQELVDEGLIEARRGLGMFVNSGASALLLNAEREKFLTEDWPRISETIERLGLKPADLLNGRSASSSAGGTSSKKKQGKSSQGGE; translated from the coding sequence ATGGACCAGTGGAATGAAAATCAGCCGATTTACCGGCAACTCCGGGATCGGGTTGTCGCGATGATCCTGGATGGGGTCCTCAAGGATGGCGATCCGTTGCCTTCGGTGCGCACCGTGGCGGCCGAATATCATGTGAACCCGCTGACGGTGTTGAAGAGTTACCAGGAACTGGTGGATGAAGGGCTGATCGAGGCACGGCGGGGCCTTGGGATGTTCGTGAATTCCGGAGCTAGCGCTCTTCTTTTGAATGCGGAGCGAGAGAAGTTCCTGACGGAAGATTGGCCACGGATATCCGAGACCATCGAGCGGCTGGGCCTTAAGCCTGCCGATCTTCTTAACGGGAGATCGGCAAGCTCGTCGGCTGGCGGTACATCGTCGAAGAAGAAGCAAGGCAAATCCTCGCAAGGAGGAGAGTGA
- a CDS encoding ABC transporter ATP-binding protein, producing the protein MICIQARGLRKTYGTTVALDGIDLEVKEGRIVGLIGPNGAGKTTALNAILGLTPCQGDLRVLGKHPWSARDELMREACFISDVAVLPRWMKVSQVLDYVAGVHPLFDRQKAEGFLKRTSIRHASKVSELSKGMITQLHLSVVMAINAKLLVLDEPTLGLDILFRKQFYESLLNDYFDGSRTIIVTTHQVEEIENILTDVIFMDRGRLVFNRSLDEIESRYVELTAKPENVVAARALRPVYERSSLGRTVLLFDGVDRAQLAGWGSTRTPNLADLFVAIMDSSQTGARGGLQ; encoded by the coding sequence ATGATCTGCATCCAGGCACGCGGACTGCGGAAGACCTATGGCACAACGGTTGCGCTTGATGGCATCGATCTCGAGGTGAAGGAGGGCCGCATCGTTGGACTGATCGGCCCTAACGGCGCCGGCAAGACGACTGCACTCAACGCCATTCTCGGACTCACGCCTTGCCAGGGAGACTTGCGGGTGTTGGGGAAACATCCGTGGAGCGCGCGCGATGAACTGATGCGCGAGGCGTGCTTTATCTCGGACGTGGCGGTGCTGCCAAGATGGATGAAGGTGTCGCAGGTGCTGGACTACGTCGCGGGAGTACACCCGCTCTTCGACCGTCAGAAGGCTGAAGGGTTCTTGAAGCGGACTTCTATCCGGCACGCCAGCAAAGTCAGCGAGCTCTCGAAAGGGATGATTACCCAATTGCACCTGTCGGTCGTGATGGCGATTAACGCGAAATTGCTGGTGCTGGACGAGCCGACATTGGGACTCGACATCCTGTTTCGAAAACAGTTTTACGAATCGCTGCTCAACGACTACTTCGATGGAAGCCGCACGATCATCGTGACGACCCACCAGGTGGAAGAGATTGAGAACATTCTTACCGATGTGATCTTCATGGACCGCGGACGGCTGGTCTTCAATCGAAGCCTTGACGAGATCGAATCGCGTTACGTGGAGCTTACGGCCAAGCCGGAAAACGTGGTTGCCGCCAGGGCGCTGAGACCGGTGTATGAGCGATCGTCCCTTGGTCGCACGGTTCTGCTGTTCGATGGGGTGGATCGGGCACAACTTGCCGGATGGGGTTCGACACGGACGCCGAACCTGGCAGACCTTTTCGTCGCCATCATGGACAGTTCGCAAACCGGGGCACGGGGAGGCCTGCAATGA
- a CDS encoding ATP-binding protein, with protein sequence MPSNESERLKALRQYKILDTQPEQAFDDLALIASHICETPIALITLVDEDRQWFKSRIGIDVQETARSISFCSHAIEQKGVFTVPDATLDPRFRDNPVVKGEPHIRFYAGAPLASRDGYALGTLCVIDYVPRTLTPEQKNALTALERQVAAQLELRRNLEELRVALEGIENLSAMIPYCSTCQMNIVIPADPEDMKKISAGVVELLNNKRWTQSEIADVQLALDEALINAIRYGCNNDRSKHVQCCVTFDDSGELVVVIKDPGPGFDVKAVPNPLEGEGLFRGSGRGVFLINKLMDTVEYADQGSKVLMRKRPEASLSPSQ encoded by the coding sequence GTGCCCAGCAACGAATCCGAACGGCTGAAAGCGCTGCGTCAGTACAAAATCCTCGACACCCAGCCCGAGCAGGCATTCGACGATCTCGCCCTCATCGCCTCCCACATCTGCGAAACTCCCATAGCGCTCATCACCCTGGTAGACGAAGATCGCCAGTGGTTCAAGTCCCGCATCGGCATCGACGTACAGGAGACCGCGCGCAGTATCTCTTTCTGCTCGCACGCCATCGAGCAAAAGGGCGTCTTCACCGTGCCCGATGCCACCCTCGATCCTCGCTTCCGCGACAATCCTGTCGTGAAAGGTGAGCCTCACATCCGTTTTTATGCTGGAGCTCCTCTTGCTTCTCGCGATGGTTATGCCCTGGGAACTCTCTGTGTAATCGACTACGTCCCACGCACCCTGACGCCTGAACAAAAGAATGCGCTCACAGCGTTGGAACGCCAGGTCGCGGCCCAGCTCGAACTGCGCCGCAATCTCGAGGAACTTCGGGTCGCGCTCGAAGGCATCGAGAACCTCAGCGCGATGATCCCCTATTGCTCCACCTGCCAGATGAACATCGTGATCCCCGCCGATCCCGAAGACATGAAGAAAATCAGCGCCGGGGTCGTAGAACTCCTCAATAACAAACGATGGACGCAAAGCGAAATCGCCGACGTTCAACTCGCGCTCGACGAGGCCCTCATCAACGCCATCCGCTATGGTTGCAACAACGATCGCAGCAAGCACGTGCAGTGCTGCGTCACCTTCGACGACTCCGGTGAATTGGTCGTAGTGATCAAGGACCCGGGCCCCGGGTTCGACGTCAAAGCCGTGCCGAACCCTTTGGAGGGCGAAGGCTTGTTCCGCGGCAGCGGCCGCGGCGTTTTCCTCATCAACAAATTAATGGATACGGTCGAATATGCAGACCAGGGCAGCAAGGTGCTGATGCGCAAACGTCCCGAAGCTTCACTGTCCCCCTCGCAATAA
- a CDS encoding MIP/aquaporin family protein: MAVNFDTTPMTARTTLAAELLAEFLGTLVLILFGTGVVAMVQLFPSAHPGETINGGYTNITIGWGLAVTMGMYIAARVSGAHLNPAVTLALAVFRGFPWRKVVPYSLVQTAGAFVAAAIVYLNYLPAFHKVDPGLARTAGVFTTFPAFGEIPLAGFLDQLIGTALLLLMIFAITDERNMPPQSNLTPLMIGLVVVAIGMSFGAMHGYAINPARDFGPRLFTVVAGFRQNGITDGSRVWWIPIVAPLLGGVIGAAIYDFGVRPFLPSSK; this comes from the coding sequence ATGGCCGTAAATTTCGATACAACGCCGATGACCGCACGAACGACACTCGCCGCCGAACTCCTTGCTGAATTTTTGGGGACGCTGGTCCTGATTCTGTTTGGGACTGGCGTCGTCGCCATGGTGCAGCTGTTCCCTTCTGCACACCCCGGAGAAACCATTAACGGCGGCTATACCAACATTACGATCGGCTGGGGGCTGGCGGTCACGATGGGGATGTACATCGCGGCGCGGGTTTCCGGCGCGCACTTGAACCCGGCGGTGACGCTGGCGCTGGCAGTGTTCCGCGGATTTCCCTGGCGCAAGGTAGTTCCCTACTCTCTGGTGCAAACGGCGGGAGCGTTCGTAGCCGCGGCGATCGTCTACCTGAACTATCTGCCGGCATTTCACAAAGTCGATCCGGGGCTGGCGCGCACGGCGGGCGTGTTCACTACGTTTCCGGCGTTCGGAGAGATTCCCTTGGCGGGGTTCCTGGATCAATTGATCGGCACAGCGTTGCTGCTGCTGATGATCTTTGCGATCACCGATGAGCGGAACATGCCGCCGCAATCTAACCTGACGCCGCTGATGATCGGGCTCGTGGTGGTGGCGATTGGCATGAGCTTTGGAGCGATGCACGGGTATGCGATCAATCCGGCGCGCGACTTTGGACCGCGGCTGTTCACAGTAGTCGCGGGATTCCGGCAGAACGGAATTACCGATGGAAGCAGGGTGTGGTGGATTCCGATTGTCGCGCCGCTGCTTGGCGGGGTGATTGGGGCTGCGATTTACGATTTCGGTGTCAGGCCGTTTCTACCTTCCTCGAAATAA
- the glpK gene encoding glycerol kinase GlpK: MRLPYILALDQGTTSSRAIVFDQDGVVRSVAQREFTQIFPQAGWVEHDPEEIWASQISVAVEALSRAELRSRHVAAIAITNQRETAVVWDRETGRPVYNAIVWQDRRTAGFCDQLKAAGHEEFVQQRTGLLIDSYFSGSKVRWILDNVPQARSLAERGRLAFGTVDSWLIWKLTSGKLHITDVSNASRTMLFNIHTCQWDEELLRLLEIPASMLPEVRSSSEVYGTVQTSLGLESIPIAGIAGDQQASLFGQRCTSPGMAKNTYGTGCFMLQNTGERAVPTSNRLVTTVAWKIGDVVEYALEGSVFIGGAVVQWLRDGLRLVRSSGEFQELANSVKDNGGVYVVPAFVGLGAPHWDQYARGGIFGITRGTTDGHVARAALESIAYQVADLLDAMQRDTGVPLPELRVDGGAAANETLLQFQADIMGVPVVRPSVTETTALGAAFLAGIAVGLWSDPQVIAKMPVEQKRFEPRMGSAEALALRHQWEKALSRVKGWEEA; this comes from the coding sequence GTGCGTTTGCCATACATCCTTGCTCTCGACCAGGGGACCACGAGTTCGCGCGCCATTGTGTTCGATCAGGATGGAGTGGTGCGTTCGGTGGCGCAGCGCGAGTTCACGCAGATCTTTCCGCAAGCAGGATGGGTGGAGCACGACCCGGAAGAAATTTGGGCGTCGCAGATCAGCGTGGCAGTGGAGGCGCTGAGCCGGGCGGAACTTCGCTCGCGTCACGTGGCGGCGATCGCCATTACTAACCAGCGCGAGACTGCCGTGGTGTGGGACCGCGAAACCGGGAGGCCCGTTTATAACGCGATTGTTTGGCAGGACCGGCGGACGGCCGGATTCTGCGATCAGCTGAAAGCCGCGGGGCACGAGGAGTTTGTGCAGCAACGCACTGGGCTGCTCATTGACTCTTACTTTTCGGGGAGCAAGGTACGGTGGATTCTCGACAACGTTCCGCAAGCAAGAAGCCTGGCGGAGCGCGGACGGCTGGCGTTCGGCACCGTAGACAGCTGGCTGATCTGGAAGCTGACGAGCGGGAAGCTACACATCACCGACGTGAGCAATGCTTCGCGAACGATGCTGTTTAACATTCACACCTGCCAATGGGACGAGGAACTGCTGAGGCTGCTGGAGATTCCGGCATCGATGCTGCCGGAGGTGCGGTCGTCGAGCGAAGTGTATGGGACGGTGCAGACGAGCCTGGGGCTGGAATCGATTCCGATTGCGGGGATTGCGGGCGATCAGCAGGCATCATTGTTTGGACAGAGATGCACTTCCCCGGGGATGGCGAAGAACACGTACGGGACCGGCTGCTTCATGCTGCAGAACACGGGCGAACGCGCGGTGCCGACGTCGAACCGGCTGGTGACGACCGTGGCGTGGAAGATTGGCGACGTTGTGGAGTATGCGCTTGAGGGCAGCGTGTTCATCGGCGGCGCGGTAGTGCAGTGGCTGCGCGATGGATTGCGGCTGGTGCGGAGTTCTGGCGAATTCCAGGAGCTGGCGAATTCCGTGAAGGACAATGGTGGCGTTTACGTGGTGCCGGCGTTTGTCGGACTCGGTGCGCCGCACTGGGACCAGTATGCGCGGGGCGGGATTTTCGGAATTACGCGCGGGACAACCGACGGACATGTCGCGCGCGCGGCGCTGGAGAGTATTGCGTACCAGGTGGCCGACCTGTTGGACGCGATGCAGCGCGATACCGGTGTGCCACTGCCGGAGCTTCGCGTGGATGGTGGAGCGGCAGCGAACGAGACGCTGTTGCAGTTCCAGGCGGACATTATGGGGGTGCCGGTGGTTCGGCCGTCGGTGACGGAAACGACCGCGCTGGGTGCGGCTTTTCTCGCGGGCATCGCGGTGGGATTGTGGAGCGATCCTCAGGTCATCGCGAAGATGCCAGTGGAACAAAAACGGTTCGAGCCTCGCATGGGGAGTGCGGAAGCGCTGGCGCTGCGACACCAGTGGGAGAAGGCGCTGTCGAGGGTTAAGGGATGGGAAGAAGCGTAG